The stretch of DNA tatttttcatttttaaaatttgttctatgctttgtttttttctcctctcatatttcccccttttgttctgattcttcttttaatgacatatctaatatggaaatatgttcaacatagttacatatatataacacatatgaGATTACtcaggagggggaagaaaaatgtggatctcaaaaaatctttttttttctcttaaagattttgagttttacaatttccccccaatcttatttccctccccccaccccccacagaaggcaatttgccaatctttacattgtttccatggtatatattgatccaaattgagtgtgatgagagagaaatcataggaaaaaaataaagtataagagatagcaagaccagacaataagataccagtttttttttctaaattaaaggtaatagtccttggtctttgttcaaactccacaattctttctttggatttacatggtattctccatcacagatacccccaaattatccctgattgttgcactgatggaatgatcgagTCTatcaggttgatcatcaccatgttgctgttagggtgtacagtgttttttctggttctgctcatctcgctcagcatcagttcatgcaaatccctccaggcttccctgaattcccatccctcctggtttctaatagaacaatagtgtcccatgacatacatgccaccacaaacagggctgctatgaatatttttgtacaagtgatgtttttaccctttttcttcatctcttcagggtatagacccagtagtggcactGCTGGGACAAAaggcatgcacattttttgttgccctttgggcacaggaactcaaaaatcttaaaaaagaatgaatgctgaaaatttttttgcatagggtaggaatattaaaaaataaaaggatttgtGACCTGAATAGAGAAAATACCCACACAGAGATAATCCTAGCTCCTAATAAAGGAATTAATGcttattttgaaaagcaagtctTGAGATGCTTCAACCCAATCCTTCCGACCTTTTCTTTTGCAGGAAGGGGAGCGGGACATGCTTTGGCTCTCCTTGGGACTACTGTGTTCGGTTTGGGCATCACAATTGAATGTCATTGATAAGCTGGGCTGGATGGGGATCAGGGCAAGGATGGGCAAGTGAGCCGTTAGGGAAAATGCTGCCCACAGGCGGAACGGGGGTGGTGGAGGCCTGCCCGATGGGGCGGCCCGGGGGCCCTCGGTCAAGGTCAGGCAGCGGGGAAGGCCGCAGCCCCGGGGTGGGCCTCCGGGGGGCTCCCCCAGGCCGCGGCCCGGCCGCCTTTCTTTGTCCCCCATCTCCCGCTCACGCCCCGCACGTAGCGCCCCGCGCCGGGCCGCCTCGGGAGCCCCTTCCCCTGCCGCGGGCGCCGTGCGGGATCCGCCGCCCCCCGCGGGCGGCCCCGGCCTCCAGGCCCGGGGTGACCTCGGCCGGCGGGGTCGGGTCGGGTCGGGTCGGGACGCCCCCCCCCTCCCGCTCTCTCCCGCCGCCCCCCCTCCGGCTCTGCGCTCCTTCCCTGGGCGGGGAACGGAAGTGACGTCAGGCGCGGCGGAAGTCCCTGCGGCCGCGGTGTTGTGCTGTGGGGGAGCGAGAGACGGCGTTCGGAGCCCGGGAGAGAGATTCTCGTCGTTCCGAGGCCGGGATCGCGCCGAGACCCCCGGGGGGAAGCAGCCGTCGCCATGTCTGACCAGGTGGGCGCGGGGGCCGCGGCCCCCCCCCGGCTCGCCGGCCGCGCCGGGGCCGGGATGGGGGCGGGGAGCCGAGGGCGCGGGAGACGGGGAGGGGGCGGCGGGCGCGGGGCGAGCCGGGCCGGCGCCGGGGCCCCGAGCCGGGGCCTCCCCGATCCCCGCGAGCGGGCGGCGCCCGCGTGTGGCCGCGGCCCGGCCGGCGGCGAGGCCCCCCGCGCCGGGCCCCGTCGCGGCGGGCGCCCGGGCCCCGGTTATATAACGGAGAGCAGCGGGCCGCGGCGGGTGGGGGCAGGGCGGCCGGGCCCCGCCTCTCTCGAGGCCCCTTTTCCCCGATGGGTGGGGGGGCGCCGTGGATGGGcctcccccgccccccgcggCCCTTTATCTCGGCGGAGGCCCGCGTCCAGCCGGAGGAAAACAAAAGGACGGCCGCGCAGGGCGCTCCGCGCCGGGCCCTTTGTGGGGGCGCCGCCCGCCGCCCGGGGGCTCCGGCCCTCGCGCCGCGGCAGGTGGGGAGAGGAGGCGGCTGGCGCGGCCACGGAAGCCCCGCGGCGCGTGTCCCGCTCCGGCCTCCACGCACACGCTGCCGCAGGCTCGGGAGGGGAACTCCGGCCCCGAGCCCCGGCCGCTCGTTTGTCAGCCCTGGCCGGGGAAACTCACTGGAATTGAGCAAACGGAGACGCATTTTTGTTGTCCGAGGCCGGCCACTGTTTAGGTTAGGCGTATTAATAGGCTAATTCCCAAGTTGGAACCCGAATTATCATCCTAAGACGTCACATCAGATTGTTGATTCATTTACCGGTTAGAGAATTCGTTCGTCCTTTGTTCGTTGTTTAAGTAGTCCTTGGGAAACGTGTTGGAAATTTCttatataaaagtatttttttttagggtgggGGGGACGAATAAACCTATAAGGAAGCAAACAAGCATTAAGTTCTGCCGAATGTCGGGGAATTGACGGATATcttatatttgatcctcaaaaaaaagaaacccagggAGATAAGGGCcattattttccctcattttacagatgaggaaactaaggcaggtgGATGAAGTCACTCGTCCTCCATTACAGGACTGAGAAGGTGCTCAGGCCCATTTCAATTCTGGTGTTGTGATTCTAGGTGCAGCCCTCTGTGTCTGCTCAATCACCTTGCAGCAGCCTCAGAATAGAAAGGAATtatttgaggaaataaaaatgactgaCTATCTTCCTCCAGCATAAAGTAGCCAAGAGGTATGAGATATGAATAATTCCTTAGAAAGCTAGGAAGTAAGCTGCTCGTTCTAAATGGAGAATTTGAATCATCTTCTATAGTTAACATTTCTTAAAATGTGAaagatctgatttaaaaaaaaaaggtggaaaaaatCAAGAGCAGGAGCCCCAGTTTTTCAATGACAGTGCCCTTCAATTTGTAGAATTTCATattatatgataaaaaatgctacaTTTTGTCCTGTTACAAAAGTAGCTTTTTTAGGGACGTCTCAATTTTTTATTGTAAATAGcaaaatcaaggaatagttcttacatttttgcctttaaaatgagaactgttaaatttttaaagaggTTTATTGGACTATCTCATCACAGAACAAATTATTTGCTTTTGGAGGTAAAATGAAAGGTGTTAAGGAACAG from Macrotis lagotis isolate mMagLag1 chromosome 6, bilby.v1.9.chrom.fasta, whole genome shotgun sequence encodes:
- the SUMO1 gene encoding small ubiquitin-related modifier 1 isoform X1, coding for MGGGAPWMGLPRPPRPFISAEARVQPEENKRTAAQGAPRRALCGGAARRPGAPALAPRQVGRGGGWRGHGSPAARVPLRPPRTRCRRLGRGTPAPSPGRSFVSPGRGNSLELSKRRRIFVVRGRPLFRDSGAITPNHIIPEKLA